One window of Sulfurospirillum sp. 1612 genomic DNA carries:
- a CDS encoding inositol monophosphatase family protein, which yields MLRSLQLFEIAQTCKDLFIEGFYTQKDIQYKGTVDLVTQYDKEIEKKLTQKLQEVFPMYTVVGEENTQTITYPKRAIYLDPIDGTTNFVHGIPHCAISIGMWEDGLPVAALVYNPILDEAFRADVGKGAFLGEKQLHVSTQTLLQQSLIATGFPYTKVKKGKDYQWVIQCLSNLLPLCRDIRRFGAASLDLCYLAKGTFDAYYECNLKPWDVSAGVLILQEAGGRFTNEKAQPYRLSDHIIVASNGHIHEALLAQL from the coding sequence ATGTTACGCTCACTTCAACTTTTCGAAATCGCACAAACATGCAAAGACCTCTTTATTGAGGGATTTTATACCCAAAAAGATATTCAATACAAAGGAACGGTTGATTTAGTCACACAATATGACAAAGAAATCGAAAAAAAGCTGACTCAAAAATTACAAGAAGTCTTTCCCATGTATACGGTGGTTGGGGAAGAAAATACTCAAACCATCACCTATCCCAAGCGTGCCATCTATCTAGACCCGATTGATGGGACGACCAATTTCGTACATGGCATCCCCCATTGTGCCATCAGCATCGGAATGTGGGAAGATGGTCTACCCGTTGCCGCGCTTGTTTACAATCCCATACTCGATGAGGCCTTTCGTGCCGATGTTGGAAAAGGCGCGTTTTTAGGAGAGAAACAACTTCACGTCTCCACCCAAACCCTACTCCAACAATCTCTCATCGCCACAGGATTTCCTTATACTAAAGTCAAAAAAGGGAAAGATTATCAATGGGTGATACAGTGCCTTAGTAATCTCTTGCCATTGTGTCGTGATATTAGGCGCTTTGGTGCGGCTTCTTTGGATCTTTGTTATTTAGCCAAAGGGACTTTTGATGCGTATTATGAGTGCAATCTCAAGCCTTGGGATGTGAGTGCGGGAGTGCTCATCTTACAAGAAGCCGGCGGTCGGTTCACTAATGAAAAAGCCCAACCGTACCGCTTGTCAGATCACATCATCGTCGCGAGTAATGGCCACATTCATGAGGCACTCTTAGCGCAACTTTGA
- a CDS encoding isochorismatase family protein, which produces MMSKLDEKTALVLIDLQQGIIAGEKAHPIDQLLANANSLIRAFRHAKLPIVIVNVNPIGATWTRVRVEVSGDMSQVLDTEVKQDAFLKISPVLEVEPKDIYVTKNTWNAFYNTALHRKLQEKNITGIVLGGISTSIGVEGTARAASELGYNLTFALDAMSDRVLEAHNHSVQYIFPRIGERGTTAEIIETLS; this is translated from the coding sequence ATGATGAGTAAACTCGATGAAAAGACAGCGTTGGTTTTAATCGACCTACAGCAAGGCATTATCGCGGGAGAAAAAGCACATCCTATCGATCAACTGCTTGCCAATGCCAATAGTTTAATACGCGCGTTTCGTCACGCTAAATTGCCGATTGTTATCGTCAATGTCAATCCCATTGGCGCTACATGGACACGCGTGCGCGTCGAAGTATCTGGAGATATGAGCCAAGTACTTGATACCGAAGTGAAGCAAGATGCCTTTTTGAAAATCTCTCCAGTATTAGAGGTAGAACCCAAAGATATCTATGTGACCAAAAATACATGGAATGCTTTTTATAACACTGCATTACACCGAAAATTACAAGAGAAAAATATCACCGGAATCGTCTTAGGCGGTATTTCAACCAGTATTGGTGTGGAGGGTACCGCACGCGCAGCGAGTGAATTGGGTTATAACCTTACTTTTGCTCTTGATGCGATGAGTGATCGCGTGCTTGAGGCACACAATCACAGCGTCCAGTACATTTTCCCTCGAATCGGCGAGCGCGGGACGACAGCAGAGATAATCGAAACATTATCCTAA
- a CDS encoding YMGG-like glycine zipper-containing protein produces the protein MKKIIISVAIVFSALLGFGGCASNGMAVNTPDGNKVSRVFHQAYVVSQEKVIVDNSQVAVLTGVGVGAVGGALVGGDNVKGALIGAAIGGIIGALSGNEIEAYKTTLDNGLVCYVKQRLMQGTELEYTIVDNKLKNVNVVAYPQ, from the coding sequence ATGAAAAAGATAATCATTAGTGTGGCAATAGTATTCAGTGCATTGTTAGGTTTTGGTGGGTGTGCGAGTAATGGAATGGCGGTTAATACTCCCGATGGCAACAAAGTCTCCCGTGTCTTTCATCAAGCTTATGTCGTTTCACAAGAGAAAGTCATCGTCGATAATTCTCAAGTTGCGGTACTCACAGGTGTCGGCGTCGGTGCGGTGGGTGGTGCTTTGGTTGGTGGCGATAATGTCAAAGGCGCTCTAATCGGTGCGGCAATCGGTGGGATTATCGGAGCATTATCTGGCAATGAAATCGAAGCATATAAAACGACATTAGACAATGGATTGGTATGTTATGTTAAACAAAGATTGATGCAAGGGACTGAACTTGAATACACCATCGTTGATAATAAACTCAAAAATGTGAATGTGGTGGCGTATCCTCAGTGA
- a CDS encoding YbgA family protein, protein MQEAYQKINANDDQHRTLVAQQSLNTLIAAAPNMNDLIQFHRNHKFFLQSKDERLYRELGYIVGNHENKSLHEIIAQYQSCFHIIIKKKTTLKQSVNAVQHMAGFLKNDLTKAEKTQLHQHIEEVAQQRDAMSAILRTLKRYARKYNNTYLLNQTLLNLCYQEVKQHKR, encoded by the coding sequence ATGCAAGAGGCATATCAAAAGATAAATGCAAATGACGACCAGCACAGGACGCTTGTAGCACAACAATCTTTGAATACCTTAATAGCAGCAGCCCCAAATATGAACGATTTGATTCAATTTCACCGAAATCACAAATTTTTCTTGCAATCAAAAGATGAGCGCCTTTATCGTGAGCTTGGATACATTGTCGGAAATCATGAGAACAAAAGCTTGCATGAGATAATAGCGCAGTATCAGAGCTGTTTTCACATAATCATCAAGAAAAAAACGACACTAAAACAAAGCGTTAACGCCGTACAACACATGGCAGGCTTTCTCAAAAATGACCTCACCAAAGCAGAAAAAACACAACTTCATCAACACATTGAAGAGGTTGCACAACAGCGTGACGCTATGAGTGCCATCTTGCGCACATTGAAGCGTTATGCTCGCAAATATAACAATACCTATCTTCTCAATCAGACATTGCTAAATCTCTGTTACCAAGAGGTGAAGCAACACAAAAGATAA
- a CDS encoding glutathione peroxidase — protein MSIYDIEVKTIDGKTITLEKYKGEVMLIVNVASKCGFTPQYKGLEDLYAKYHERGFRILGFPCNQFLSQEPGSNQEIAKFCSLTYGVTFDMFAKIDVNGDTAHPLYQYLKAQEPGFMGTEFIKWNFTKFLVDRQGNVIKRYAPSTEPKEIEKDIEKLL, from the coding sequence ATGAGCATTTATGATATTGAGGTCAAAACCATCGATGGCAAAACTATCACGCTTGAGAAGTATAAAGGGGAGGTTATGTTGATTGTCAATGTCGCCAGTAAATGTGGATTTACACCCCAATACAAGGGCTTGGAAGATTTATACGCAAAATATCATGAGAGGGGATTTCGTATCTTAGGATTTCCATGCAATCAGTTTCTCTCACAAGAACCCGGAAGCAATCAAGAGATTGCCAAGTTTTGCTCACTCACCTATGGGGTGACATTTGATATGTTTGCCAAAATTGATGTCAATGGCGATACGGCACACCCGCTTTATCAATATCTCAAAGCCCAAGAACCTGGTTTCATGGGAACGGAATTTATCAAGTGGAATTTTACAAAGTTTTTAGTCGATAGACAGGGGAATGTCATCAAACGTTATGCGCCATCAACAGAACCAAAAGAGATAGAAAAAGATATCGAAAAATTATTATAA